GGTGCTCGGCTACGACACGTTCGCGCGCGAAGAGTACCTGGTCGGCGAGTACCCCACGCGGGCGCTGGCCGAGGCCGCCGCCTGCGAGGCCGAGCGCCGGCACGCCGAGTTCCAGGACGAGCCGCTGCGCGACCGCGTCTGGATCGTCCCTCCACCGGAGGAGGACACGGCGTAACACCCAACCCCGATGTTGCGTGAGGCTCTAGAATCATACCACCTTTCGAAACCGACTGTGCATTCCACGCCACACAAAAGTCATCCTGAGGGAGCGTCCGCGCGTAATTCGCTCGCGCGCAAATGGTTGGACGCGACCGAAGGATCTACTCCGCATGTCTGGTGGCCAGATGCAGCGCGCGGAAGCCGGCCTCACTCCGGGGTGAGTAGATCCTTCGGTCGCCGCCAGACATCAGTGGCGGGGGCAGGCTCGGCGCAGCGGCTCCCTCAGGATGACATCTCCTTTGCACAATCGATCGCGGAATCTGGTATCAGACTCTGCCCCGAGCGAATCTCGGACGACCCGGTGTGAGGCTTCCTCGAGTCAGTTGCGGATGCCGAGCTGGTCCAGGATGAAGGCGTAGCGGAACGCCTGCTCGCGCAGCGCGTCGTAGCGCCCCGACGAGCCGCCGTGGCCCGCGCCCATGTTGGTGCGCAGCAGCAGCGGGTTGCCGTCCGTCTTCATCGCCGGCTCCCGGTAGCCCACGCGCGAGTCGTTGAGCCCCGCCGTCACCAGGATCGCCGGGTAGAGCCGGATGCAAACAGCCGTGTCGCGAGGACCGGGCGCCCACTGCCTACTCCGGCTCGTCACCGGCCCAGCTCTCGGGTGCGAAATCGTCGGGCGAGTCGTCATCCAACCCGGCTAGCTCGGGGAAGACCTCCGACCACCCCTCGCGAGAGTGCGGCCACGCAGGGACGGCCATCTCGTCGCGCATGAAGTCGACGAACTCCCAGAAGCTTTCGATCGCCTCGTCCTCCGTACCTCCCTCGCCGTAGACGCCCGGGAGCTGCTCGGACCACGCGGTATACGCGTCTCCGTCCCGGGTGACTTCCATCTTCACGCGCCAGCGTTCGGACGCATCCATGAGGTGTCTCCTATCTGCGGAACAGGAATCGGACGGGGTGCAGCCGGCGTTCGAGGGCTTTCGTGGCCCGGTCGCCGGGAGCGACCAGGCGAAGCAGCTCGAGGCTGGATCGCGCCGCGTCGCGGTCTCCGGTTTTCAGCTGGTATAGCCCCACCGCGTAGGTGAAGCCCGTGAGCTCGGAGATGTGAAAGCGCCTGCGGTGGGGGTAGAGCGCCTGAAGATCGAGCCGTTCGCCGAGTGCCTGGAGACATCCTTCGAGGTCGCCGTCGCGGAGACAGAGCTCCGCGTAGTTCACGCGCGCGAAGAGGTAGTCGGGATTGCGGCGGTAGTTCTCCTCGATCGTCTCGTCCGCGCGCTCGTGGTCCCCGACCGCGGAGTACGCGACTGCGAGGTAGTTGTAGAAGAGCGGCACGTGGGGGTGCCGCTCGACCATCCGGAGCAGCTCGGGAATCGCCTCGCGCGGAGACTCGTTCGCCAGGCGGTGCAGCCGGGTGATCACGGCATCCATCTCCGGCGTTTGCCAGTCGTACCGGTGGAGCTTGTCGTAGACGATTTCGATCCCCTCGACCCCTCGCCGGGCCGAGGTGCCGCTGTGAAGCGCGGTGCGTCGCAGCTTGCGCGCGGAGGACATCGGGTGGGGCTCCTGATCCAGAGGATGGGCGGGGCGAGTGGCCGGACCGGGAGTAAAGTGGACGAAGTAAACGAGATGTCAAGGCCGCTTCTCCACACCACGCGGTGGCGCTACGACGAAGAGCGCCGCCACTGCTCGTGACGGCGCCCTGTTCCGCCCCGACCCGTGGAAAGGTCAGTCGCGGATGCCGAGCTGGTCCAGGATGAAGGCGTAGCGGAACGCCTGCTCGCGCAGCGCGTCGTAGCGCCCCGACGAGCCGCCGTGGCCCGCGCCCATGTTGGTGCGCAGCAGCAGCGGGTTGCGGTCGGTCTTCATCGCCCGCAGCCGGGCCACCCACTTGGCCGGCTCCCAGTAGCCCACCCGCGAGTCGTTGAGCCCCGCCGTCACCAGGATCGCCGGGTAGTCCTTCCGCTCCACGTTGTCGTACGGCGAGTAGCTCTTCATGTAGCGGTACGCCTCGGGCTGGCGCGGGTCGCCCCACTGCAGCCACTCGCCCGCGGTGAGCGGGATCGAGGCGTCGAGCATGGTGGTGATCACGTCCACGAACGGCACGTCGGCCACGGCGGCGCGGAAGAGGTCGGGGCGCATGTTGAGCACCGCGCCCATCAGGAGCCCGCCCGCGCTCCCGCCGCGAATCGCCAGCCGGTCGCTGGCCGTGTACCGCTCGCGCACCAGGTGCTCGGCCGCCGCGATGAAGTCGGTGAAGGTGTTCTTCTTGTTCAGCAGCTTCCCCTGGTCGTACCACGCCCGCCCCATCTCCTGCCCGCCGCGCACGTGCGCGATGGCGTACACCACGCCGCGGTCCAGCAGGCTCAGCAGGCTCGACGAGAAGGCGGGGTCGGTGCTGGAGCCGTACGAGCCGTAGGCGTACAGCAGGAGCGGCCGCCGCCCGTCGCGCTCCAGCGGCCTGCGGTAGACGAGGGAGACGGGGACCATCACCCCGTCCGGCGCGCGCGCCCAGGTGCGCTCGGTGCCGTAGCGCGAGGGGTCGTAGCCGCCCACCACCTCGGTGGCCTTCCTCAGCACGCGCGTGCGCCGCTCCATGTCGTAGTCGTACACGGACTGCGGCGTCACCAGCGAGGTGTAGGCGAAGCGCAGGGTGTCGGTGTCGAACTCGGGGTTGCCGCCGCCGCGCACCGTGTAGACCGGCTCGGGGAACGAGATCACGTGGCTCTCGCCCGTGGCCGCCTTCACCACCCGGATGGTGCGCTGCGCGTTGCCGCGCTGGTACAGCACCAGGAAGTGGCGGAAGACGTCGAAGCCGTCCAGCAGCACCGAGTCGCTGGCCGGCACCACGTCGCGCCAGTTCTCGCGGCGCGGGTCGGCCACGGGCGCCTCCACCAGCTTGAAGTTCACCGCGCCCTCGTTGGTGCGGATCAGGAAGCGGCCGCCGTGGTGCTCCACGCTGTACTCCACCCCCGCCTGGCGCGGCCGGATCAGGCGCCACTCGCCCGCGGGCGTGGCCGCGTCGAGGAAGCGGACCTCCGACGCGTCGAAGCTGCTGTGGCGGACCAGCAGGTAGCGCCGGTCCTTGGTGAGCCGCACCTCCACGTCGAAGAGCTCGTCGGGCTCCTCCGCGACCTTCACGTCCGCCGCGCGGTCGGTGCCCAGCGTGTGGCGCCAGACGCGCCAGGCGCGGTTGGCGGCGTCGCTGGTGCCGTAGAAGAGGGTGCGGTTGTCCGCCGCCCACGCCAGCGAGTAGTTCACGCTGTCGATGCGGTCGGGGAGGAGCCGGCCGGTGGCCAGGTCCTTCACCATCAGCGTGGGCCGCTCGGCGCCGGAAGTGTCCACCAGGAACGCCAGCAGCCGGCCGTCGGGGCTCACCTCGTAGTTCGCCACGCTCAGGAAGCGCTTCCCCTCGGCCAGCTGGTTGAGGTCGAGCATCACCTCCTCGGGCGCGTCCAGGCTCCCCCGCTTGCGCGCGTAGATCGGGTACTGCTTCCCGGCCTCGGTGCGCTGGTAGTAGTAGTACTCGCCCAGGCGCTCGGGGACGGAGAGGTCGGTTTCCTTGATGCGCCCGCGCATCTCCTGGTAGAGCCGCTCCTGGAGCTGGGCGGTGTGGGCCATCATGGCCTCGGCGTAGCGGTTCTCCGCCTCCAGGTAGGCGATGACGGCCGTGTCCTTCCGCTGGTCGTCGCGCAGCCAGAAGTACTCGTCCACGCGCACGTCGCCGTGCGTGGTGTCCACGTGCGCGATGGTCCTGGCCACCGGCGGCCGCGGCGGGGCGGCCGGATCTTGCGCGTGCGCCGGCGCGCCGGCCAGCAGGGCGGCGCCGGCCAGCGCGGCGCGGAGGAGGGGGAGCGTTCGGGTCATGCGACGGCTCGGGAGACGAGGACCGGGCGATGAAGGGGGATCGATCCAGACCATAATCTCAAAACGGCGGGCGCGCCACCGGATCGTTCTGGCGGCGCGCTCACGCTGCTTCCACAAGGAGATCACGAGCCCTGTTCAACCTCCCGCAAGGCACGCTGTAGCAGGTCCGCCACGCCGCGCCGCGCCGGGGCGACTGGTAAGGCCACCTAAGCATGGCGCCGTCGCGGGCGACGTCCCACGTCTGCCCAGCCGGTTCTCAACTCTCGGAATGACACCGGGTGGGAGTGCCGGTGGATTTCGAGACCGGTACCCCGACTGTAATCACTCCCCGGCGAGCGCGCCACGGCGACGCGTGGCGCGCTTCGTCCCCCCGGCGCGGCCGCGGCGATGCCGGGCGCCCGAACGCCGCACACCCGAAGCTGTCCCGACAGGCTTGCGTGCTCTCGGATTGCGGGCCTACTTAAACCCTTGTTGATGCCCCGCCGCCGAAAATGGAGAAGGAGACGAGCGATGCGGACGTTCGCACAAAAGCAGGACCGGCCCCCAAAGCAGGCTTCGCCCAGGGCCGTCCACCCGGGCCAGGCTGCGTCCGGGCCCACGGCGGCGGCCTACCCCTTCCACTACGGCCGGATCCCCCTATACCTCACCGCGCCGGTGCAGCCCCAGGCCAAGCTGACGGTCAACACGCCGGGAGACCCGTACGAGAAAGAGGCGGACCGGGTGGCCGGCCAGGTGATGCGGATGCCGGAGCCGCGGGTGCAGCGCGCCTGCGCATGCGGCGGCGGGACGGAGGAAGAGTGCGAGGAGTGCCGCGCCCGGGGGACCGTCGTGCAGCGGCGGGTGGCGGAGGAGGGAGCCCCGCACGCCGAGGGGACCCGGCCCGCCGCCGCGCCTGCGATCGTGGACGAGGCGGCGCGCGCCCCCGGCCGGCCACTCGACCCGGCCACCCGCGCGTTCATGGAGACGCGCTTCGGCCGCGACTTCGGCGGGGTGCGCATCCACGTCGGCGGCCAGGCCGCCGCGGCGGCGCGGGCGATCCGGGCGCGGGCGTACACCCTCGGGAGCGACATCGTGTTCGGGCGAGACGCCTATGCGCCGGACACGCCCGGGGGCAGGCACCTCCTCGCGCACGAGCTCGCCCACACCGTCCAGCAGTCGCGCGGCGGCCCGGGCGGCGGGGCGGCCGGCGGCCTCGTGCAGCGCGCGATCACGTTCGACGACTGCACCGCGGACCAGCAGGAGGTCATCAAGAAGGCCCACAAGCGGGCTCAGGAGATGCTCTCGCAGGTCATCGAGAAGCTGAAGAAGTACGACGGCACCAACCCTCCCGAGATCAAGACGTCGCTGGACAGCAACATGAAGGACTCGAGCGTAACGCTGGCCGCCGGGCTCGCCAAGCGGCTGGCGAGGCTCGCCACCGCCGGCGACGACACGCAGTACGAGTGCAACATGGAGGGGACCTCCCGGGCCTGGTCCCTGTGGTGCGTGCCGTTTTCCGACATCGAGCTCCATCCGGCCTGGTTCTCCGATCCCGAGCTCGACGCGAAGGCCCGCACGATGATCCACGAGTGGCTGCACCGCTACCAGTGCGCGTTCGACCTCGCCTACAAGTCCGATCCCGAGTACGCGAAGCTGAGCAAGGGGCAGGCGAAGACCAACGCGGACTCGATCGCCCGGTTCGTCTACGAGGCACGCTGACGCGGCGCGGCGGGATCAGGAGGCCTGCCCCGCCTCCCGCAGCCCGCGCAGCAGCAGGTCCGCCACGCCCATCTGCTCCGCGAGGTCGCGCATGTACTCGAGGTCGAGCTTCCTGCCGCGGACCTTGAGCACGCCCATCGCGTCGCTCCACTGGCGCTCGGAGACGTGGTCGCCAAGGCGGTACCAGTACAGCTTCTGTACGATCACGTCCTCGGGGCTGGCAACCACGATCTCAGCGCCTGGGACCTGCGGAAGAGCGTACGGCCGGCGGCGCTCGAACTCCCGCGCCGTCGGAGCGTCGTCCCGAGCCACGAAGACGTCCACCTTGAACATGGTGCCCAGGTGGATGACGTTGAACGTGGAACGCCGGCTCACGGCATCACGGATCGCGGCTTCGTCGAGGTAGAAGTCATCCTGCAAGGCGGCGATGAATGGAGGTATGTGCTCCGGCCGGAGATCCGCGACGGCGTCGGCGTCCTGGGTCGCCCGCGGCTGGCCGTGCAGCGAGCTGGCCAGCGACCCGCCGATCAGATACGGCACACCGAGACCTTCCAGGACGCGCACCACCCGCAGCGTTACCTCGAGCGCCTCCTCCATCACACTCACCACCCCATCTCGTCGGGGTCCCAGCCGAAGACTTTGATCATCGTCTCGCGGCCCAGGCGTAGCGAGGCCAGACGAAGACGCATCTCGCACTCGGGGATGTCGCCGTACTCCGCGGTGATGCGCGCGCGCTGGAGCTGTTCCAGCATGCGGTTGAGCGCGAACACGCGCTCCAGCTTCTCCGCCGGCGACATGCGGCGGTAGCCTTCGATCAGCACCCGCTCGGCCTCGGGCGAGGTGTCGGAGGGTGGCCCGCTCACGTGCCCGCCCCCGCCAGCGCCCCCGTGCGCTCCTGGATCGAGCGCACCTCGGGGCGGCGGTTGCGCAGGGCGCTGATGGCGTCGACCGCGGCCGAGGCCGCCGACATGGTGGTGATGTAGGGCACCTTGTACTGGATCGCCGCGCGGCGGGTGGCGTAGTCGTCGTACTGGCTCTGCTTCCCCAGCGGCGTGTTCACCAGCAGCGCCACCTCGCCCGAGATGATGTGGTCCACCATGTTCGGGCGCCCCTCGTTCACCTTGAACACCCGGTCGCAGGGGATGCCGCGCTGGCGCAGGTAGCGCGCCGTTCCCTCGGTGGCCAGGATGCGGAAGCCCATGTCGTGCAGCCGCCGCGCGATCGGCACCAGGGTGGGCTTGTCGCGCTCGTTCACCGTCACGATCACGCTCCCCTCCCGCGGCAGGTCCATCCCCGCCGAGGTCTGCGCCTTGGCGAACGCCATCCCGAAACTGTCGTCGAAGCCCATCGCCTCGCCCGTGGAGCGCATCTCCGGGCCCAGCAGCGTGTCCGACTCGATCTTGTTGAAGGGGAACACGCTCTCCTTCACCGCCACCCCGCCGATCGGGATCTCGTCCGCCAGCCCGAAGCCGGCCAGCTTCTCGCCCACCATCAGGCGGGCGGCGATCCGCGCCAGCGGCACCCCGGTGGCCTTGGAGACGAAGGGCACGGTGCGCGAGGCGCGCGGGTTCACCTCCAGCACGTACACGTGCCCCTCGAACACCGCGTACTGCACGTTGATGAGGCCCACCACGCCCAGCTCCAGCGCGAAGCGCCGGGTGAGCTCGCGCATCTCCTCGATCTGGTCGTCGCGCAGCATGTAGGGCGGCAGCACGCACGCGCTGTCGCCCGAGTGCACGCCGGCCTCCTCGATGTGCTGCATCACCCCGCCGATCACCACCGTTTCGCCGTCGGAGAGCG
The Longimicrobium sp. genome window above contains:
- a CDS encoding prolyl oligopeptidase family serine peptidase — protein: MTSRSRQWAPGPRDTAVCIRLYPAILVTAGLNDSRVGYREPAMKTDGNPLLLRTNMGAGHGGSSGRYDALREQAFRYAFILDQLGIRN
- a CDS encoding S9 family peptidase; translation: MTRTLPLLRAALAGAALLAGAPAHAQDPAAPPRPPVARTIAHVDTTHGDVRVDEYFWLRDDQRKDTAVIAYLEAENRYAEAMMAHTAQLQERLYQEMRGRIKETDLSVPERLGEYYYYQRTEAGKQYPIYARKRGSLDAPEEVMLDLNQLAEGKRFLSVANYEVSPDGRLLAFLVDTSGAERPTLMVKDLATGRLLPDRIDSVNYSLAWAADNRTLFYGTSDAANRAWRVWRHTLGTDRAADVKVAEEPDELFDVEVRLTKDRRYLLVRHSSFDASEVRFLDAATPAGEWRLIRPRQAGVEYSVEHHGGRFLIRTNEGAVNFKLVEAPVADPRRENWRDVVPASDSVLLDGFDVFRHFLVLYQRGNAQRTIRVVKAATGESHVISFPEPVYTVRGGGNPEFDTDTLRFAYTSLVTPQSVYDYDMERRTRVLRKATEVVGGYDPSRYGTERTWARAPDGVMVPVSLVYRRPLERDGRRPLLLYAYGSYGSSTDPAFSSSLLSLLDRGVVYAIAHVRGGQEMGRAWYDQGKLLNKKNTFTDFIAAAEHLVRERYTASDRLAIRGGSAGGLLMGAVLNMRPDLFRAAVADVPFVDVITTMLDASIPLTAGEWLQWGDPRQPEAYRYMKSYSPYDNVERKDYPAILVTAGLNDSRVGYWEPAKWVARLRAMKTDRNPLLLRTNMGAGHGGSSGRYDALREQAFRYAFILDQLGIRD
- a CDS encoding DUF4157 domain-containing protein, whose protein sequence is MRTFAQKQDRPPKQASPRAVHPGQAASGPTAAAYPFHYGRIPLYLTAPVQPQAKLTVNTPGDPYEKEADRVAGQVMRMPEPRVQRACACGGGTEEECEECRARGTVVQRRVAEEGAPHAEGTRPAAAPAIVDEAARAPGRPLDPATRAFMETRFGRDFGGVRIHVGGQAAAAARAIRARAYTLGSDIVFGRDAYAPDTPGGRHLLAHELAHTVQQSRGGPGGGAAGGLVQRAITFDDCTADQQEVIKKAHKRAQEMLSQVIEKLKKYDGTNPPEIKTSLDSNMKDSSVTLAAGLAKRLARLATAGDDTQYECNMEGTSRAWSLWCVPFSDIELHPAWFSDPELDAKARTMIHEWLHRYQCAFDLAYKSDPEYAKLSKGQAKTNADSIARFVYEAR